The nucleotide window GCATGGCCACCGCGGTCCTGTTCATGCTCTGCCGGCTGGCCCGCTGCGAGATACACCGCTCCTCGCCGGGCCCGGGCCGCTGGCTCGTGGTCATCACCGGCACGCTGGCCTTCGTCGGCTCCAGCCGGGTCGCCCGGGAGCTGGCGAGCATCCCCGCGGGCGAGGTGGTCGAGCTCGAACTGCACCTCGACTACCTCGACCACGGCGCGTTCGAGACCATCCAGGAGTGGCGCGACGCGTACCAGCGCGCCGGCGGCCGGGTCGACATCCAGGAGGTGCAGGACAGCTGGTTCCACCGGGCGACGTCCGGCCGGCTCGGCTCGGCCCGCTCCCATCCCGGCCGGGTGCCGCGCTTCCTCGGCTCCTGGTCACAGTGGATCTCCCTCAACGACCAGCGCCGCGACGCGATGGCCGCGGGCATCGACGAGTTCGAGCGCAGCATCGCGCCGCTGGTCCGCCCGCACCTGGCCGGCCTGGCCCGCGACGGCCAACGCCCCGAACAGCTCTTCATCACCTGCGCCGACTCACGCCTGGTGCCCAGCCTGATCACCACGAGCGGCCCGGGCGACCTGTTCTGCATGCGCAACGTCGGCAACATCGTCCCCGCGTACGGCGCCGCCGACACCTCGATCGGCGCCGGCATCGAGTACGCGGTCGACGTCCTCGGCGTCGCGACCATCACGATCTGCGGCCACTCCGGCTGCGGCGCGGTCGGCGCGATGATGGCCGGCGCCGCGGACGCGCAGTCGGCGCTGGGAGGCTGGCTCGGCTCGGCCGGCATCGACCTGGCGGGCCGCGAACACCAGGAGGAATGCATCATCGCCAACGTCGAACAACAACTGGCGAACCTGCACACCTACCCGAGCGTCCGCCGCGCCGCCGACGCGGGCCGCCTCACCGTGGTCGGCCTCTACTTCGACCTGGCCGAGGCCCGCATGTACGCCGTGACCGACGGCGTACGCAGCCGTCTTACCAGCGGCGCCGCATCTTCACTCTGATCCAGAAAAGAACCTGATCTCCCGAACTGCCCTGAATATTGACCGGAGAAATGGAGCCGGCCCGCCGGGCTGCGCGCGGTCGCTAGCATGATCCCATGAGTGCGGGTGGCGCGGCAGGGTCGGCAGCCGGCCGCCCCGATTTCCTCGCGGCGCAGGCCCGCGCCGCCGCACGCGACGGTGTGCTGTCCGGCAGGTATGTGCTGGTCGACGGGGAGTTGCTGCGGGAGGCGTACGGATCGAGGCGCCCGCAGGGCGTGAACGTGGCGGCGGACGCCGAGAGCCCCGGCGCCAGCGAGGATTTCCCCGGTTTCTGGACTGTCCTGGTGCCCCACGAACAGGTCGCGCTGGCCGTCTCCTTCACCACGACCGCCCGCCACCGGGGCGGCGGCGTCCTGGAGCTGATGGCCCGCGATGGCGACGATGTCCGAGCGATCTGGTGGCGCGGCCCGAACAACGACGCCGCCCACACCATCCCGGCCGGGTTCCTGTGGGCGAAGAACGACGACTACTACCACGGGACCGTCGAATGGGCAGAACTTGACGATGTGGCGGTCTCCGTCAAACTTTGACCAGGACCGGCGCGGTCGGTTTGCCTGACCCGCCACCCACCCGGCCTGCCCGACAAAATCCCCACCCCAGCCACCACCGCGAAAGCCAGACCACCGACCGCACCAGCCGGATCTCCAACGGCGCCGCCCTACAGGGCTCACGTTGAGGTAACGAGCGGTGTTGTCACGGTGCGCCGTGGTCGTAGGCCTGGACCAGGGCGTCCAGGAATTTGAGGCTCTCGACACCCTCGATCAGTGGTGCCACCAGCCGGTTCGCCTCGTCGGCGGAGTCCTCGGCCGCGGACGCACCCCGCTGGTCCTCCCGACGATCTTCGGACGCGGCGCCTACACGATCGGGCTTGCCGGCATCGCCCTGTTCTTCTGTGCGCTCATCGGCACCCAACTGGTGCTCACCCTGTTCCTCCAGATCGGCCACGGTTTCACCGCCGGTCAAGCCGGCCTGGGAAACCTGCCGGTCGCGATCGGCACCGCCATCGGCGGCGCCCTCAGCGGCGCGATCCTCGCCGAGAAACTAGGCCGGATGATCCTGCAGCTGGGCGCCGCCGTCCAACTCGCCGGAGCCGCGCTGCTCTGGACCGAACTAGAACACGACGGCGCCTTCTCGATCTGGCACGTCGTGCCCGGCATCGCCTTGGCCGGCGCCGGCTCGGGCGCAGTAATAGCCGCCCTGTTCAGCGTCATCCCGGCCGCAGTCCGCGACGACGAGATCGGCTCCGCGTCAGGCGTACTCACCGCCGTGCAGTCCATCGCGAGCTCGATCGGCGTAGCCATCTCCGGATCCGTCTTCTTCGACGCCATCACCACCGGCACCGCCGAACAGGCCTACCAGCACACCCTGACCGTCCTGGCCGCCCTGCTAGTCGCGTTCCTCGCCCTCACCTTCGCCTTCCCGAGAAAAGCACGCCCCGACCCCCACAGCGACGACACCGACCCGGCCAAGCCGAACACAGTGCTGGTACCAGCCGCCTGATCGCCGTCTGACGGACATCAGCCATGCGATCAAGTC belongs to Amorphoplanes digitatis and includes:
- a CDS encoding MFS transporter, which gives rise to MVVGLDQGVQEFEALDTLDQWCHQPVRLVGGVLGRGRTPLVLPTIFGRGAYTIGLAGIALFFCALIGTQLVLTLFLQIGHGFTAGQAGLGNLPVAIGTAIGGALSGAILAEKLGRMILQLGAAVQLAGAALLWTELEHDGAFSIWHVVPGIALAGAGSGAVIAALFSVIPAAVRDDEIGSASGVLTAVQSIASSIGVAISGSVFFDAITTGTAEQAYQHTLTVLAALLVAFLALTFAFPRKARPDPHSDDTDPAKPNTVLVPAA